ACGTATATTTGATTGACTTCTTCAGGGCCTGGCTGAAAAAACCTTCTGTTAATAATGCCATCCAAGGCGTTTCTGGTGTGGTTTTAATGGGCTTTGGCATTAAATTGGCACTTGAGAAACAGCCTTAAGGAAGGGACTGCTTAACCTCTAATATAGGTTAAAGCAGTTTTTTTTATGTTTTAAAGGAGGAATTATACCTTTGATTATAGCTGTTCTCCCCATCTTCTAATTAAATCTGTCATAGCATATTTGTTCTGTTCGAACTGCTTAGCCCGGTGCCCATTTGCGCCAGAAGGATGCGGAAAGCCTGATACTATGATATGTCCTGTAAGTTGTTTGGCTGTGTATAGATGACGGATGATCCTTTCGGCGGTTATTCCCAGCGGGATAATGAGTGCATGGCTATTGATTTGAGCCAGCTCTTCTGGGAATACTTCTGTTGCGTACTCGGCAAGCATCGCTGTTTTTAAAAGATCAGGCTGGTGTCCGGTATAATTATTGCCACGGAAGAAAACCGGATATTTTAGAACAGATGTGGTGTGAAGGAGCGGTCTATTTCGCTCGAAAAGTGTATCAGAGCCATCAATGTGCAGTGCTTCATATAAACCGCATTGATCTAGCATGCTTATTAAATTTCTCCTCATCCCTCCTGAAAAGCTGGCTGCCTTTTTGGTCTCCTTCAGGATTGCATTAAGCTCTTTTTCAGCAGCCAGTCCTTTCATGAATGATTCAAAGGCAATCCTCATTTGGCTCCATCCAGGAGTAATCCCGACGATCACAATTTTTGCGTCTTTATTGATATATTCGTTGTGCGGAGCATAATATATGTCCAAATCCCCACCCTGACTTATTAAGAACTCTTCAGTCATTAATTGATCCTTTGTCAGCGGCTCGCCTTTTGGCAGCTTTTCAATGGCCGGAAGATACTTTGAAAGTAATGAACACTCCATCAAGATCTCCTTCTAATA
This window of the Cytobacillus pseudoceanisediminis genome carries:
- a CDS encoding uracil-DNA glycosylase family protein, with protein sequence MECSLLSKYLPAIEKLPKGEPLTKDQLMTEEFLISQGGDLDIYYAPHNEYINKDAKIVIVGITPGWSQMRIAFESFMKGLAAEKELNAILKETKKAASFSGGMRRNLISMLDQCGLYEALHIDGSDTLFERNRPLLHTTSVLKYPVFFRGNNYTGHQPDLLKTAMLAEYATEVFPEELAQINSHALIIPLGITAERIIRHLYTAKQLTGHIIVSGFPHPSGANGHRAKQFEQNKYAMTDLIRRWGEQL